In Cydia fagiglandana chromosome 3, ilCydFagi1.1, whole genome shotgun sequence, the following are encoded in one genomic region:
- the LOC134680016 gene encoding uncharacterized protein LOC134680016 yields MWWLLLAAVIGSAHGQLTAQTSVAPELRECYTDPTLNRNNLAPATISVLVDIIQKVEDHPNVNMDLRQIATTLLHTYRQDGIEYHQPESNLLNSANILPWAATFHSFYRHKLILTRLIPNNLQVFENTTLSSPLKCAIHAMLSTTVDARLHGNGNCNEFSQYRALRTARQVSEDIDADVEIIDPDVLNTKNKIGQMRQYNPKNDVEYNDFSGSKSERQLLGESLCPILSGAVKTTWGEVSAGNLIAGIAAGSEAQRVPTQELSKGSVLNYPNVQQTVSSLYAATLSGDLGEAVLIQGTERGSASISIGATGYWNSTQAPKYYMLRTRQNIEMTDPEIRGDIDGFVLGLNLNTPLGTYSSLKLSQLIDMYYSSNGVFNHGFRACNRRSLMQEYITADNLVTETYTFAAALDTQIPLRGTITGGFDDLVNSAVTNFQSYASSTMNDLNCASTDTVASSHNYRLKTNLYLVLDAAWQYEVIYPAVSYLLDSIEVGKFGSSVTLLNAFDGQVVINTTWSLADFHSEYTLAKHQSMFTGVNLQNTFTNIRTFMQEKMENETLHNYVGGNSSVLLFLLNSGNLQNNELVWEQARILNETVPDLRILFATSTNQYDNLWNLVRDMHQDIHTISLTTTVNHIEAFAPTLNRIQQVGRRIINPLCGARFPNDVNSGSRSFDDYVEPGYINYYSIHPNYFYTDDENRRLRIARTGAGVGSLVICHSRTFTQPRQNGTALGLDENAITCQTIASTGNVEISMRNLCDGYFTVNSCPFLYVSVQSTTTSVSAFTATCTEAACRFPYNVRYSVQIESFGCYSSSTSIAASLLMVVSALVINLFRSS; encoded by the exons ATGTGGTGGCTATTGCTGGCTGCCGTCATCGGCAGCGCCCATGGGCAGCTCACGGCGCAGACCAGTGTGGCTCCAGAACTGCGGGAGTGCTACACAGACCCCACCCTCAACCGGAACAACCTGGCCCCTGCCACGATCAGCGTGCTCGTTGATATCATACAGAAGGTAGAAGATCACCCTAATGTCAACATGGACCTCAGGCAGATTGCGACTACATTACTACATAC gTACAGGCAAGACGGTATAGAGTACCACCAGCCGGAATCGAACTTGCTTAATTCCGCCAACATTTTGCCGTGGGCGGCTACATTCCATTCCTTTTATCGTCATAAGTTAATTTTGACGAGGTTGATTCCTAACAATCTCCAAGTATTTGAAAATACTACCCTTTCGTCGCCACTAAAG TGCGCCATTCATGCCATGTTGTCCACAACTGTGGATGCAAGACTTCATGGAAATGGAAATTGCAATGAGTTCTCTCAATACCGCGCCCTGAGGACGGCACGACAGGTTTCCGAAGATATCGACGCAGACGTCGAAATTATTGATCCTGACGTGCT aaATACTAAGAACAAGATCGGCCAAATGAGACAATACAATCCGAAGAATGATGTTGAGTACAACGATTTTAGCGGCAGCAAATCTGAACGTCAACTACTCGGAGAAAGCTTATGTCCCATACTGAGTGGTGCAGTTAAGACTACCTGGGGAGAAGTATCTGCTGGTAACCTGATAGCAGGGATTGCCGCTGGTTCAGAAGCACAGCGTGTTCCGACTCAAGAATTATCAAAGGGTTCAGTCCTTAACTACCCTAATGTCCAGCAAACTGTTTCATCCCTATATGCGGCAACATTATCAG GCGACTTAGGCGAAGCTGTGTTGATCCAAGGAACCGAGAGAGGAAGTGCCTCAATTTCCATTGGAGCTACTGGTTACTGGAACAGTACGCAGGCGCCCAAATACTACATGCTGCGCACTCGTCAGAACATCGAAATGACGGATCCTGAAATCCGTGGCGACATAGATGGTTTTGTTTTGGGCCTTAATTTAAATACTCCCCTCGGAACATACAGTTCTTTGAAACTGTCACAATTAATCGACATGTACTACTCAAGT AACGGAGTCTTCAATCATGGCTTTAGAGCATGCAACCGTCGATCATTGATGCAGGAGTACATCACAGCAGACAACTTAGTGACTGAAACATACACGTTCGCAGCGGCTTTAGATACTCAAATACCTTTGAGAGGAACTATCACCGGAGGTTTCGACGACTTGGTCAACAGCGCCGTTACCAACTTCCAGAGTTATGCCT CTTCTACCATGAATGACCTGAACTGTGCCAGCACCGATACCGTTGCATCAAGCCATAACTATCGCCTAAAGACAAACCTTTACCTGGTACTCGACGCCGCTTGGCAGTATGAGGTCATCTACCCAGCAGTGTCTTACCTCTTGGACTCCATCGAAGTCGGCAAATTCGGCTCCAGTGTGACACTACTGAATGCCTTTGACGGTCAAGTTGTGATCAACACGACTTGGTCTTTGGCTGACTTCCATTCTGAGTACACGCTTGCCAAACACCAATCAA TGTTCACGGGGGTGAACTTGCAGAATACATTCACAAATATCCGTACTTTTATGCAAGAGAAAATGGAGAATGAAACCTTACACAATTACGTTGGCGGCAACTCGTCGGTGCTTCTGTTCCTATTGAACAGCGGGAATCTGCAGAACAATGAATTAGTTTGGGAGCAAGCACGCATTTTGAACGAAACTGTGCCTG aCTTGAGGATTCTATTTGCAACTTCGACGAATCAATACGATAACCTGTGGAACTTGGTCCGCGACATGCACCAGGATATCCATACCATTTCCCTAACAACCACTGTCAACCACATTGAAGCTTTTGCTCCTACGCTAAATCGTATTCAACAAG TCGGAAGAAGAATAATCAATCCCCTCTGCGGAGCAAGATTCCCCAACGATGTGAACTCCGGGAGCAGAAGCTTCGACGATTACGTGGAGCCCGGCTACATCAACTACTACTCCATCCATCCCAACTACTTCTACACCGACGACGAGAACAGGAGGCTTCGCATTGCGCGGACAGGAGCCGGCGTGGGCAGCCTCGTTATTTGCCACTCGCGGACTTTTACTCAACCAAG ACAAAATGGCACAGCATTAGGTCTAGACGAGAACGCAATCACGTGCCAAACCATCGCCAGCACCGGCAACGTGGAGATCAGCATGCGCAACCTTTGCGACGGCTACTTCACCGTCAACTCCTGCCCGTTCCTCTACGTCTCCGTGCAGTCCACCACCACCAGCGTGTCTGCCTTCACTGCCACTTGCACAG AAGCAGCGTGTAGATTCCCGTACAACGTGAGGTATTCCGTGCAGATCGAAAGCTTCGGCTGCTACAGCAGCTCGACCAGCATCGCCGCAAGCCTCTTGATGGTCGTCTCTGCCCTCGTCATCAATTTGTTCCGATCGTCTTAG
- the LOC134680017 gene encoding uncharacterized protein LOC134680017, producing the protein MNKTVLITILLFGCVVKSLAQTAGKTLSPFLRDCYSEPNLLDRNNLPPMTLSVLLDIIRKIEDHPNAVGDIRQISTAIMHMFRQDGIVYDPTAIVQQFVVPYSATGFPIYKNMLLLNKLLPGNQFNLPTDSLTPEEKCALHFMVSTSILLNARGDEEWTCKSISLPGNRSGRLAAYREADDIEIIDVNGIKDHFGRQILGTTNCPIETGVVSTPWGDVAMGPVIAGISAGLEEQNVLVSDLVTLKSGFTDSSIVVNNRYAATVAGDIAETAIRQGMTRNSITVGGTGGWNSSYANRHYFHTRTTDLELTDAEIRGGLDGLILSELGLSNVNAFPELRLSQLIDMYYTSNGIMHEPRFRACNRIVLIPDIAPSTTLIERSLGPAIALYHASSLSGTTNIRGIEQFVNNTVIAFHSYIPLNMNSDPLCPVSVSQMIRPKVNLILITSEINRNLISYIVDNIEVGKHGSSIALLHPETGEVIIDKTFSAAKFYTDFALRYRAQIGTLDVVKSLNSIRELMTTQAATEMSLQYSGGNATVALFLSDTIPLTGNDWNQAMNHVIWLRRFAPDLRLVFASSSSGSETVAPLLRSRSDFIPVTLSSARESPEILSSLLENIRTSQRRIVNPLCSTDWNDRNSGTIGFEDYVDANGINLYRIIPNYYFVSNPLRMLRIQTQDSTSLSVCYSRTDSFPRRNQTTGSVPGDVTCQSATSASAVEISLAEACHQATSVESCPPFYLTVASATVPLTPQCKGSGCRYPNDIKYLVAAHELGCYSNAIANKINLGIFVLIYVLVHTLI; encoded by the exons atgaataaaacagTGTTAATAACAATACTTTTGTTTGGTTGTGTGGTGAAATCACTCGCTCAGACTGCAGGCAAAACGCTGTCGCCATTTTTGAGGGATTGTTATAGTGAACCTAATTTATTGGATAGAAACAACTTACCGCCAATGACATTGTCGGTGTTGCTAGACATAATAAGGAAAATCGAAGACCATCCTAATGCCGTTGGAGATATACGGCAAATATCCACCGCCATTATGCATAT gtTTAGACAAGATGGAATAGTATATGATCCGACAGCGATAGTGCAGCAGTTCGTAGTACCATACAGTGCTACTGGATTTCCAATATATAAGAACATGTTGCTGTTAAATAAACTTTTGCCAGGGAACCAATTTAATTTGCCTACAGACAGTCTAACGCCTGAAGAAAAG TGTGCACTTCATTTCATGGTGTCTACAAGCATATTATTGAATGCCAGAGGCGACGAAGAATGGACGTGCAAAAGCATATCGCTGCCCGGCAACCGTAGCGGGCGCCTGGCTGCCTACCGAGAAGCTGACGATATCGAGATCATTGATGTGAA CGGCATCAAGGATCACTTCGGCCGTCAAATTTTAGGAACAACCAATTGTCCAATAGAGACTGGCGTAGTATCTACCCCGTGGGGTGATGTCGCCATGGGCCCAGTGATAGCAGGCATTTCTGCAGGGCTGGAGGAACAAAACGTGCTGGTGTCTGACCTGGTTACCCTGAAGTCAGGGTTCACTGACAGCTCGATTGTCGTTAATAATAGATATGCGGCTACAGTCGCAG gaGATATTGCTGAGACCGCAATCAGACAAGGAATGACGCGGAATTCTATAACAGTGGGAGGTACTGGCGGCTGGAACAGTTCTTACGCCAACCGGCACTACTTCCATACCCGCACGACAGACCTGGAGCTTACTGACGCTGAGATCCGAGGCGGTTTGGACGGACTCATCCTCAGCGAACTGGGACTGTCTAATGTGAACGCGTTTCCGGAGTTGAGACTGTCTCAGCTAATAGACATGTATTATACTTCG AATGGAATTATGCACGAGCCCCGGTTCCGGGCGTGCAATCGCATAGTGCTCATACCAGACATCGCTCCTTCCACGACCTTGATTGAGCGGAGCCTAGGCCCAGCAATAGCCCTATACCACGCGTCCTCACTCTCAGGGACCACCAACATAAGGGGGATAGAGCAATTCGTCAACAATACTGTGATTGCTTTCCATTCGTACATAC CTCTCAACATGAACAGTGATCCGCTCTGCCCAGTATCTGTCAGCCAAATGATAAGACCAAAAgtgaatttaattttaataacttCAGAAATAAACCGCAATTTGATATCTTATATAGTTGACAATATTGAAGTTGGCAAACACGGATCTAGTATTGCTCTTCTTCACCCAGAAACTGGTGAAGTGATTATTGATAAAACGTTTTCGGCAGCAAAATTCTACACTGATTTTGCTCTAAGATACAGAGCGCAAATAG GTACCCTCGATGTAGTAAAATCGTTAAATTCGATACGAGAATTGATGACAACACAAGCAGCGACAGAAATGTCTCTCCAATACTCTGGAGGAAATGCTACAGTAGCTCTCTTTCTCTCCGATACCATACCACTCACGGGTAACGACTGGAATCAAGCCATGAACCACGTTATTTGGCTAAGGCGCTTTGCTCCAG ACTTACGATTGGTGTTCGCATCATCTTCATCAGGGAGTGAGACCGTTGCACCATTACTTCGTTCAAGAAGTGATTTTATACCGGTGACATTGTCATCGGCCAGAGAATCACCAGAAATTTTATCTAGTTTGCTTGAAAACATTAGAACGA GTCAAAGAAGAATTGTGAACCCTCTATGCAGTACAGATTGGAATGACCGTAACTCTGGTACCATCGGTTTTGAAGACTACGTGGACGCCAACGGCATCAATTTGTACAGAATAATACCTAATTACTACTTTGTAAGCAACCCTTTGAGAATGTTGAGAATTCAAACCCAAGATTCAACTAGCCTATCGGTATGTTACTCTAGAACGGACTCTTTTCCAAG GCGTAACCAGACCACTGGATCCGTGCCTGGGGATGTGACATGTCAATCGGCCACCAGTGCCAGCGCAGTGGAAATAAGCCTGGCAGAAGCATGCCACCAAGCCACCTCAGTGGAAAGTTGTCCACCGTTTTATTTGACAGTTGCGTCTGCGACAGTGCCTCTGACACCTCAGTGTAAAG GTTCAGGATGTCGCTACCCAAATGACATCAAGTATTTGGTTGCTGCCCATGAACTTGGATGCTACAGTAATGCTatcgcaaataaaataaatttaggtATATTTGTATTAATCTACGTCCTAGTACATACACTAATATAA
- the LOC134680018 gene encoding facilitated trehalose transporter Tret1-like: MKILMRADTHYSIAVRSEYEEPKYTFSQVLAAIAVSLGSMVVGFSSAYTSPALVTMQNDTALNVSEEEASWVGGLMPLAALAGGVFGGPLVDYIGRRKTILFTAPPFFVAWILIATATSVQLVLTGRAICGLCVGIGSLAFPVYLGETIQPEVRGVLGLFPTAIGNIGILLCYTAGKYLNWSQLAYLGAALPVPFFILMLLIPETPRWYVNNNRLEDAKKALQWLRGKNAVIDNEIRDIQLTEAETQDSESTIRELFSKKSMKSICISLGLMAFQQLSGINAVIFYTVKIFKMSGSSVDENLSTIIVGIVNFVSVFIATGLIDRCGRKILLYISSVTMILTLAILGTFFHVRDNMGLDVATLGWLPLTSLMVYLLGFSMGFGPIPWLMMGEILPAKIRGPAASICTAFNWLCTFGVTKSFHNLIDAIGPNGAFWLFGCICFVGLFFVVVCVPETRGKSLEQIENKLTGRPKGRTRRLSSIANIKPLPSGC, translated from the exons gtaTTAGCAGCCATAGCCGTGTCATTGGGATCAATGGTTGTTGGGTTTTCATCAGCTTACACCTCACCAGCTCTCGTCACCATGCAAAATGACACAGCATTAAACGTTTCGGAAGAAGAG GCAAGCTGGGTCGGAGGTTTGATGCCACTAGCGGCTTTAGCGGGCGGGGTGTTTGGTGGACCTCTCGTAGATTACATCGGCCGCCGCAAAACCATACTCTTCACCGCCCCACCTTTCTTCGTAGCCTGGATCCTCATTGCAACGGCTACAAGTGTCCAATTAGTTCTAACAGGACGTGCCATCTGCGGTCTATGTGTAGGCATCGGATCATTGGCTTTTCCCGTGTATTTGGGTGAAACTATCCAGCCCGAAGTCCGCGGCGTATTAGGACTATTCCCTACCGCTATAGGAAATATTGGTATACTTTTATGCTACACTGCTGGAAAGTATTTAAATTGGTCGCAACTAGCGTATTTAGGAGCAGCCCTACCTGTCCCATTCTTCATTCTCATGCTATTGATCCCGGAGACTCCGCGCTGGTATGTAAATAATAATCGTTTGGAAGACGCTAAAAAAGCTTTACAGTGGCTTCGAGGGAAAAATGCTGTAATAGACAACGAAATCCGAGACATACAACTAACGGAAGCCGAGACGCAAGATTCCGAGTCTACTATTCGAGAGCTATTCAGCAAAAAATCCATGAAGTCCATTTGTATTTCCTTAGGATTAATGGCATTCCAGCAATTGTCCGGTATTAACGCAGTTATATTTTACACTGTGAAAATATTCAAAATGTCCGGGAGTTCAGTTGATGAAAATTTGTCAACAATTATAGTAGGAATTGTTAACTTTGTGTCCGTATTTATAGCGACTGGTTTAATTGACCGCTGTGGgagaaaaatacttttatatattTCATCCGTAACTATGATACTTACTTTGGCCATTCTTGGCACTTTCTTTCATGTTCGAGATAATATGGGCCTGGATGTTGCGACTTTAGGATGGTTGCCCCTGACTTCTCTCATGGTGTACTTGTTAGGTTTTTCAATGGGATTCGGTCCAATACCTTGGCTAATGATGGGGGAGATTTTGCCAGCAAAAATTAGAGGTCCAGCTGCATCGATCTGTACGGCATTTAATTGGTTATGTACATTCGGTGTGACCAAATCCTTCCATAATCTAATAGATGCCATTGGTCCTAATGGTGCGTTCTGGCTATTCGGTTGTATCTGTTTCGTGGGCTTATTCTTTGTGGTAGTGTGTGTGCCTGAAACCCGAGGAAAGAGCCTTGAGCAGATTGAGAATAAGCTCACAGGTAGACCAAAGGGTAGAACACGCAGACTTAGTTCGATAGCTAACATTAAACCTTTGCCTAGTGGTTGTTAG